One part of the Sphingobacterium sp. LZ7M1 genome encodes these proteins:
- a CDS encoding DUF3408 domain-containing protein: protein MSTDKRRKDFDKPDVDEELIMNIMSGNQSVTIPEVIQQQKIQKETKPKARNSSLKKVDYEETFLVNRFPSGRNGKVVYIRPEYHERLLRIVQLTREEKTTLYSYIDNILEHHFREYGDDITDYFNERFKPIL from the coding sequence ATGTCAACAGATAAGAGAAGAAAAGATTTTGATAAGCCCGATGTTGATGAAGAATTAATCATGAATATCATGAGTGGTAATCAATCTGTTACTATACCCGAAGTTATTCAACAACAGAAAATACAGAAGGAAACAAAACCAAAAGCCCGCAATAGCTCCCTAAAGAAGGTGGATTATGAGGAGACATTTCTGGTCAATCGTTTTCCTTCAGGTCGAAACGGAAAGGTCGTTTACATTCGTCCAGAATATCACGAAAGGTTGTTACGTATAGTACAATTAACAAGAGAAGAAAAGACTACACTCTATTCTTATATCGACAACATTCTTGAACACCATTTTAGAGAGTACGGGGACGATATTACAGATTATTTCAACGAACGTTTTAAACCAATTTTATAG